From one Streptomyces chromofuscus genomic stretch:
- a CDS encoding APC family permease — protein MSVLTYERDPAPADEEPPDTGERHRLTALTGLAALSLDAMASVAYGPEAIVLVLAAAGAHGLGFTLPVTLAIAGLLAVLVASYRQVIAAFPDGGGSYAVAKTHLGRRTSLVAAASLVLDYVLNVAVAVTAGVAALTSAFPSLYGDRLWLCLVVLALVTGVNLRGIVESARAFIVPTVVFVGSILVLIGAGLFRSEPVSTATAAGHASVLADNATTVGALLLLKAFASGCSALTGVEAIANAVPSFRVSRVKRAQRAEVALGAVLGVMLIGLSVLISRFHLQPVEGVTVLAQLADASLGHNWGFYVIQFATMILLALSANTSFGGLPVLLKLLARDNYLPHVFALKADRQVHRHGVLALALVSAALLVFSGGDTNTLVPLFAIGVFVGFTIAQVGMVRHWRKERGPGWGGKALLNGLGAALTGISAVVVTATKFEEGAWLIVIALPLLVAAFEAVHRAYARIGERLGLGRIPEPPHRDRSVVIVPVSGLSRLTCEALNAAASLGDEVRAVTVCYPDAEDRAQAHALERAWAEWNPAVPLIPLPSERRSLGRPIAAYVRETAAAEPGTRVTVLIPEVEPERLWQRLLQNQRGAVVAHAVRRETKAVICRLRFRLS, from the coding sequence ATGTCCGTCCTGACCTACGAGCGGGACCCGGCCCCCGCCGACGAGGAGCCGCCGGATACCGGTGAGCGCCACCGCCTGACCGCCCTGACCGGCCTCGCCGCCCTGTCGCTGGACGCGATGGCGTCGGTGGCGTACGGCCCCGAGGCGATCGTCCTGGTGCTGGCCGCCGCCGGCGCGCACGGGCTCGGGTTCACCCTGCCGGTCACCCTCGCCATCGCCGGACTGCTGGCGGTGCTGGTCGCCTCGTACCGGCAGGTCATCGCCGCGTTCCCGGACGGCGGCGGATCGTACGCCGTGGCCAAGACCCATCTGGGGCGGCGCACGAGCCTGGTGGCGGCCGCCTCGCTGGTGCTGGACTACGTGCTGAACGTCGCCGTGGCCGTGACAGCCGGCGTCGCTGCGCTGACGTCGGCCTTCCCGTCCCTCTACGGCGACCGGCTGTGGCTGTGCCTCGTCGTGCTCGCGCTGGTCACCGGTGTGAACCTGCGCGGCATCGTGGAGTCCGCGCGGGCGTTCATCGTGCCGACCGTCGTCTTCGTCGGCTCGATCCTCGTGCTGATCGGTGCCGGCCTGTTCAGGTCCGAGCCGGTGAGCACCGCCACCGCCGCGGGGCATGCGTCCGTGCTCGCGGACAACGCCACCACCGTGGGTGCGCTGCTTCTGCTGAAAGCATTCGCCTCGGGATGCTCGGCGCTCACCGGTGTCGAGGCGATCGCCAACGCGGTGCCGTCCTTCCGGGTGTCGCGCGTCAAGCGGGCCCAGCGCGCGGAGGTCGCTCTCGGGGCCGTCCTCGGCGTGATGCTGATCGGTCTGTCGGTGCTGATCTCCCGCTTCCACCTCCAGCCGGTGGAGGGCGTCACGGTCCTCGCCCAGCTCGCGGACGCCTCCCTCGGCCACAACTGGGGGTTCTACGTCATCCAGTTCGCGACGATGATCCTGCTGGCCCTGTCCGCGAACACCTCCTTCGGCGGTCTGCCGGTGCTGCTGAAGCTGCTGGCCCGCGACAACTACCTGCCCCACGTCTTCGCGCTCAAGGCCGACCGGCAGGTCCACCGGCACGGCGTGCTCGCCCTGGCCCTCGTGTCCGCCGCGCTGCTGGTCTTCTCCGGCGGTGACACCAACACCCTCGTGCCGCTGTTCGCGATCGGCGTCTTCGTCGGCTTCACGATCGCCCAGGTCGGCATGGTCCGGCACTGGCGAAAAGAGCGAGGTCCTGGGTGGGGCGGCAAGGCGCTGCTCAACGGACTGGGGGCCGCACTCACCGGGATCTCGGCTGTCGTCGTCACGGCGACCAAGTTCGAGGAGGGCGCGTGGCTGATCGTGATCGCGCTGCCCTTGCTGGTCGCCGCCTTCGAGGCCGTCCACCGCGCGTACGCGCGCATCGGCGAGCGGCTGGGCCTCGGCCGGATCCCCGAGCCGCCGCACCGTGACCGGTCCGTCGTGATCGTGCCGGTGTCGGGCCTTTCCCGGCTGACCTGCGAAGCGCTCAACGCCGCGGCCTCGCTCGGCGACGAGGTGCGTGCGGTCACCGTCTGCTATCCGGATGCCGAGGACCGAGCGCAGGCCCATGCCCTGGAGCGTGCCTGGGCCGAGTGGAACCCCGCGGTACCGCTCATCCCCCTCCCCTCCGAGCGCCGGTCCCTGGGCCGCCCGATCGCCGCGTACGTCCGCGAAACGGCCGCCGCCGAGCCCGGCACCCGCGTCACCGTCCTCATCCCCGAGGTCGAGCCGGAGCGCCTGTGGCAGCGGCTGCTGCAGAACCAGCGGGGTGCCGTGGTGGCCCACGCGGTGCGACGGGAGACAAAGGCGGTGATCTGCCGACTGAGGTTCCGCCTGTCCTGA
- a CDS encoding DUF6059 family protein — protein MRMRWFRPGRARAVLEPLIQFGSLFTGPLPGIHYPDPGPDEPSPRSADGADGRPQGPPAGHPERPCTTPPTPMERRLWADLGIDEDVTRH, from the coding sequence ATGAGGATGAGGTGGTTCCGGCCCGGCAGGGCCCGCGCCGTGCTCGAGCCGCTGATCCAGTTCGGCTCCCTCTTCACCGGACCGCTGCCCGGCATCCACTACCCCGACCCCGGCCCGGACGAGCCGTCGCCGCGATCCGCGGACGGGGCGGACGGCCGCCCACAGGGTCCCCCGGCCGGACACCCGGAGCGCCCCTGCACGACCCCACCGACCCCGATGGAACGGCGGCTGTGGGCGGACCTCGGCATCGACGAGGACGTCACCCGACACTGA
- a CDS encoding YunG family protein: MIPWKLIDLDRALRAGWAADTRSPDDLARAGRLPSNPAWGHCDITALIVNDIFGGDLMVGEVHSGGEQHGHHWWNRLPTGVELDLTREQFRDGQTITAARVVTRPPGPLPRRWEEYLLLRERVIKHLGHLPEPAA; the protein is encoded by the coding sequence ATGATTCCTTGGAAGTTGATCGATCTCGACAGGGCCCTGCGTGCCGGTTGGGCCGCCGACACCCGTTCCCCGGACGACCTGGCTCGTGCCGGCCGGCTGCCCAGCAATCCTGCGTGGGGCCACTGCGACATCACGGCGTTGATCGTCAACGACATCTTCGGAGGCGACCTCATGGTCGGCGAGGTCCATTCCGGTGGGGAACAGCACGGCCATCACTGGTGGAACCGGCTGCCCACCGGCGTCGAACTCGACCTGACCCGCGAGCAGTTCCGGGATGGCCAGACGATCACCGCGGCACGTGTCGTCACACGCCCCCCGGGACCTCTGCCCCGGCGCTGGGAGGAGTACCTCCTCCTGCGTGAGCGCGTCATCAAGCACCTCGGCCACCTCCCGGAGCCGGCTGCCTGA
- the kdpB gene encoding potassium-transporting ATPase subunit KdpB, protein MTTRTQKQEDSMSTATTPTRAPHSDVPTGHKTPEGRVGAGLFDPKQLIKSLPDAFRKLDPRVMIKSPVMFVVWIGSALTTVFSFTDPGDWFGWTISAWLWLTVIFANLAEAVAEGRGKAQADTLRKAKTDTVARRLLKDGSEEQVPGTDLKIGDLVVCEAGDIIPGDGDVVEGVASVDESAITGESAPVIRESGGDRSAVTGGTKVLSDRIVIKITTKPGETFIDRMINLVEGAARQKTPNEIALNILLASLAIVFLLAVATLPPFADYAGTHLTMVVLVALLVCLIPTTIGALLSAIGIAGMDRLVQRNVLAMSGRAVEAAGDVSTLLLDKTGTITLGNRQASEFVPVRGTTEAQVADAAQLSSLADETPEGRSIVVLAKEKYGLRERHQGELANAEWIAFTAQTRMSGVDVDGQKIRKGAAGSVIAWVQERGGMVTDDADTLANRISEAGGTPLLVAVEDTDGARVLGVIHLKDVVKDGMRERFEELRRMGIKTVMITGDNPLTAKAIAEEAGVDDFLAEATPEDKMALIKREQAGGKLVAMTGDGTNDAPALAQADVGVAMNTGTSAAKEAGNMVDLDSNPTKLIEIVEIGKQLLITRGALTTFSIANDVAKYFAIIPALFAAVHPGLDKLNIMGLSSPDSAILSAVIFNALIIIALVPLSLKGVQYRPVSADKMLRRNLTIYGMGGLIAPFIGIKIIDLLISLIPGIG, encoded by the coding sequence ATGACCACGCGTACACAGAAGCAAGAGGACTCGATGTCCACAGCCACCACTCCGACCCGGGCGCCGCACAGCGACGTACCCACCGGGCACAAGACTCCCGAGGGCCGTGTCGGCGCGGGCCTCTTCGATCCCAAGCAGCTCATCAAGTCCTTGCCGGACGCTTTCCGCAAGCTCGACCCACGGGTGATGATCAAGTCGCCCGTGATGTTCGTGGTGTGGATCGGCTCGGCCCTGACGACCGTCTTCTCGTTCACGGACCCGGGCGACTGGTTCGGCTGGACCATCAGCGCCTGGTTGTGGCTGACCGTGATCTTCGCCAACCTGGCGGAGGCGGTCGCCGAGGGCCGTGGCAAGGCCCAGGCCGACACACTGCGCAAGGCCAAGACCGACACCGTGGCCCGGCGGCTCCTCAAGGACGGCTCCGAGGAACAGGTCCCGGGCACGGATCTGAAGATCGGCGACCTTGTGGTCTGCGAGGCGGGCGACATCATCCCCGGCGACGGTGACGTCGTCGAGGGCGTCGCGTCCGTCGACGAGTCGGCGATCACCGGTGAGTCTGCGCCGGTCATCCGCGAGTCCGGCGGCGACCGCTCGGCGGTCACCGGCGGTACGAAGGTGCTGTCCGACCGCATAGTCATCAAGATCACGACGAAGCCTGGCGAGACCTTCATCGACCGGATGATCAACCTGGTCGAAGGAGCTGCCCGGCAGAAGACGCCCAACGAGATCGCGCTGAACATCCTGCTCGCCTCGCTGGCGATCGTCTTCCTGCTCGCCGTCGCGACCCTGCCGCCGTTCGCGGACTACGCGGGCACGCACCTGACGATGGTCGTGCTGGTGGCGCTGCTGGTCTGCCTCATTCCGACCACCATCGGCGCCCTGCTCTCCGCGATCGGCATCGCGGGCATGGACCGGCTGGTGCAGCGCAACGTCCTGGCGATGTCCGGCCGGGCGGTCGAGGCCGCCGGTGACGTGTCCACTCTGCTGCTGGACAAGACCGGCACCATCACGCTCGGCAACCGGCAGGCGTCCGAGTTCGTGCCGGTGCGCGGTACGACCGAGGCCCAGGTCGCGGACGCCGCGCAGCTGTCGTCGCTGGCCGACGAGACGCCCGAGGGACGCTCCATCGTCGTACTGGCGAAGGAGAAGTACGGGCTGCGGGAGCGCCACCAGGGCGAGCTGGCGAACGCCGAGTGGATCGCCTTCACCGCCCAGACCCGGATGTCGGGCGTGGATGTGGACGGCCAGAAGATCCGCAAGGGCGCGGCAGGTTCGGTCATCGCCTGGGTTCAGGAACGGGGCGGAATGGTCACCGACGACGCCGACACGTTGGCCAACCGCATCTCAGAGGCGGGCGGTACCCCGCTGCTGGTCGCTGTGGAGGACACCGACGGCGCCCGCGTCCTGGGTGTCATCCACCTGAAGGACGTGGTCAAGGACGGCATGCGGGAGCGGTTCGAGGAACTGCGCCGCATGGGCATCAAGACCGTCATGATCACGGGGGACAACCCGCTGACCGCCAAGGCGATCGCCGAGGAGGCGGGCGTGGACGACTTCCTCGCGGAGGCCACTCCCGAGGACAAGATGGCGCTGATCAAGCGGGAGCAGGCCGGCGGCAAGCTGGTCGCTATGACCGGTGACGGCACCAACGACGCCCCGGCCCTCGCGCAGGCGGACGTCGGCGTGGCGATGAACACCGGTACGTCGGCCGCCAAGGAGGCCGGCAACATGGTCGACCTCGACTCCAACCCGACCAAGCTCATCGAGATCGTCGAGATCGGCAAGCAACTCCTCATCACCCGGGGCGCGTTGACGACCTTCTCCATCGCCAACGACGTCGCGAAGTACTTCGCGATCATCCCGGCGCTGTTCGCGGCCGTCCACCCGGGCCTGGACAAGCTCAACATCATGGGCCTGTCCTCGCCGGACTCCGCGATCCTGTCGGCCGTCATCTTCAACGCCCTGATCATCATCGCGCTGGTGCCGCTCTCCCTGAAGGGCGTGCAGTACCGGCCGGTCAGCGCCGACAAGATGCTCCGGCGCAACCTCACCATCTACGGCATGGGTGGACTGATCGCCCCGTTCATCGGCATCAAGATCATCGACCTGCTCATCTCTCTGATCCCCGGGATCGGGTGA
- a CDS encoding DUF1707 SHOCT-like domain-containing protein, with amino-acid sequence MSGEISPTGKRSGSGSSPELRASHADRDRAVDVLRIAAGDGLLTADELDERLEAALSARKVSELTALTADLPPVSATAGATVPEVKDMVRIEQVHSGAVERVGRWVVPRRLELAVTYCEVTLDFTDAVITHDTLRINVTMTGKTLTLVTRPGIVVDTDGLQLVHSRVKYRQTPTSRDTPVILRVELVGQKAHGRVVVRPPRRTFGQWLLRRPASLSAGA; translated from the coding sequence ATGTCGGGAGAGATCTCGCCCACCGGGAAGCGCTCCGGCTCCGGCTCGTCGCCCGAGCTGCGAGCCTCTCATGCCGACCGGGACCGGGCGGTGGATGTGCTGCGCATCGCGGCGGGGGACGGCCTGCTGACCGCGGACGAGTTGGACGAGCGCCTGGAAGCCGCCCTGTCGGCGCGGAAGGTGAGCGAACTGACTGCGCTCACCGCTGACCTGCCGCCCGTATCGGCTACGGCCGGCGCGACCGTGCCAGAGGTCAAGGACATGGTTCGGATCGAACAGGTCCACAGCGGCGCGGTCGAGCGCGTGGGGCGCTGGGTGGTGCCGCGGAGGCTGGAGCTCGCGGTGACGTACTGCGAGGTGACGCTTGACTTCACTGACGCAGTGATCACGCACGACACGTTGCGGATCAACGTGACCATGACGGGGAAGACCCTGACGCTGGTCACGAGGCCAGGCATCGTGGTCGATACTGATGGTCTGCAGCTGGTACACAGCAGGGTCAAGTACCGTCAGACTCCGACGAGTCGTGATACGCCGGTCATTCTGCGAGTGGAGCTGGTCGGTCAGAAGGCCCACGGCCGCGTGGTGGTGCGGCCCCCGCGTCGCACGTTCGGGCAGTGGCTGCTGCGCAGGCCCGCGTCCCTCTCTGCGGGCGCTTGA
- a CDS encoding response regulator → MTRVLVVEDDPQLVRALVINMQARHYGVDAAPDGTTALRLAAARQPDVVMLDLGLPDMDGVDVVRALRGWTRVPILVLSARSASEEKVAALDAGADDYITKPFGMEELLARLRAAVRRTESVPLAPEMTLIRTEDFTVDLVAKKATRQGHDVRLTPTEWHLLEILITSPGRLVTQKDLLQEVWGVTQSNKTNYLRVYMAQLRRKLEADPSHPRYLITEPGMGYRFEA, encoded by the coding sequence ATGACCCGGGTGCTGGTCGTGGAGGACGACCCCCAGCTCGTCCGCGCGCTTGTCATCAACATGCAGGCCCGCCACTACGGCGTTGACGCGGCCCCCGACGGGACCACGGCCCTCCGGCTGGCGGCCGCACGCCAGCCCGACGTGGTGATGCTCGACCTCGGCCTGCCCGACATGGACGGCGTAGACGTCGTCAGAGCCCTGCGCGGCTGGACCCGCGTCCCCATCCTGGTGCTGTCGGCGCGTAGCGCCTCCGAGGAGAAGGTGGCCGCGCTGGACGCGGGCGCCGACGACTACATCACCAAACCGTTCGGCATGGAGGAGCTGCTGGCCCGGCTGCGCGCCGCCGTGCGCCGCACGGAGTCCGTGCCGCTCGCACCCGAGATGACGCTGATCAGGACGGAAGACTTCACCGTCGACCTGGTGGCCAAGAAGGCCACCAGGCAGGGGCACGACGTACGTCTCACACCGACCGAATGGCACTTGCTGGAGATCCTGATCACCAGCCCCGGCCGCCTCGTCACACAGAAGGACCTGCTCCAGGAGGTGTGGGGGGTGACTCAGAGTAACAAGACCAACTACCTGCGCGTCTACATGGCGCAGCTCCGCCGCAAACTGGAGGCGGACCCCTCCCACCCCCGCTACCTCATCACCGAGCCGGGGATGGGCTACCGCTTCGAGGCGTGA
- a CDS encoding potassium-transporting ATPase subunit C, with protein sequence MNNSLANTARLLGAGLRALLVLTLVTGVIYPLVVTGIAQALFNDKANGSEIEADGKVVGSSLIGQAYNLPLKEGQETPDPDLKWFQGRPQNGLGANSVNTQYKLILSGATNRSAENKELIQWVKDAQAAVIKDNSTRGYTVKPSDVPADAVTSSGSGLDPDISPEYADIQVHRVAERNGLSVAQVQKLVDEHTEGRTLGFLGEPRVNVLDLNIALKELVAKS encoded by the coding sequence ATGAACAACTCCCTCGCGAACACCGCCCGGTTGCTCGGCGCGGGCCTGCGTGCCCTGCTCGTGCTGACCCTGGTGACGGGCGTCATCTACCCGCTGGTCGTGACCGGCATCGCCCAGGCGCTGTTCAACGACAAGGCGAACGGCTCGGAGATCGAGGCGGACGGCAAGGTCGTCGGTTCGTCCCTGATCGGCCAGGCGTACAACCTGCCGCTGAAGGAGGGGCAGGAGACCCCGGATCCGGACCTGAAGTGGTTCCAGGGCCGCCCGCAGAACGGCCTCGGCGCCAACAGCGTCAACACCCAGTACAAGCTGATCCTGTCCGGCGCCACCAACCGCTCCGCGGAAAACAAAGAGCTGATCCAGTGGGTGAAGGACGCCCAGGCGGCCGTCATCAAGGACAACTCCACACGGGGCTACACGGTGAAGCCGTCCGACGTGCCCGCCGACGCGGTCACCTCCTCCGGCTCCGGCCTGGACCCGGACATCTCGCCCGAGTACGCCGACATCCAGGTCCACCGGGTCGCCGAGAGGAACGGCCTGTCCGTGGCCCAGGTCCAGAAACTGGTGGACGAGCACACCGAGGGCCGCACGCTCGGCTTCCTGGGTGAGCCCCGGGTGAACGTCCTCGACCTCAACATCGCGCTCAAGGAACTCGTCGCGAAGAGCTGA
- the kdpA gene encoding potassium-transporting ATPase subunit KdpA, translating to MGPVLAGVLQLLALVAALALAYRPLGDYMAKVYSSDKHWRVEKWIYKGIGANPSTEMRWPAYLRGVLAFSAAGVLFLYLLQRLQGVLPGSLGFSAIDPDQAFNTAASFVSNTNWQSYYGEQAMGHVVQTAGLAVQNFVSAAVGMAVAVALVRGFARSRSGELGNFWSDMVRGVTRILLPISVIAAIVLVACGAIQNFSGIHEVGQFMGGSQEWNGGAVASQEAIKELGTNGGGYFNANSAHPFENPTPFSNLFEIFLILVIPFSLTRTFGVMVGSVKQGYAILGTMGVIWLGFVALMMWTEFAHPGPAFDIAGGAMEGKEVRFGVSTSSIWAVSTTLTSTGAVNSFHSSFTGFGGGIQLLGMQLGEIAPGGVGSGLYGMLIMAVIAVFIAGLMVGRTPEYLGKKIGTREIKLAACYILITPALVLIFTAFAMALPTPGNSMTNSGAHGFSEILYAYSSGANNNGSAFAGLNADTQWFNTTIGLAMLLGRFLPMVFVLALAGSLAEQKPIPATAGTLRTEKPLFTGLLVGAILIITGLTYFPALALGPLAEGLAA from the coding sequence ATGGGTCCCGTACTTGCCGGCGTGCTCCAGCTGCTCGCGCTCGTCGCGGCACTGGCGCTCGCCTACCGTCCCCTCGGCGACTACATGGCCAAGGTCTACTCCTCCGACAAGCACTGGCGCGTGGAGAAGTGGATCTACAAGGGCATCGGCGCCAACCCCAGTACGGAGATGCGCTGGCCCGCGTACCTGCGCGGTGTGCTGGCCTTCTCGGCTGCCGGAGTCCTCTTCCTCTACCTGCTGCAGCGGCTCCAGGGCGTTCTGCCCGGCTCGCTGGGCTTCTCCGCCATCGACCCGGACCAGGCGTTCAACACCGCCGCGTCGTTCGTGTCGAACACCAACTGGCAGTCGTACTACGGCGAGCAGGCCATGGGCCACGTCGTGCAGACGGCCGGTCTGGCCGTGCAGAACTTTGTCTCCGCGGCCGTGGGTATGGCCGTCGCCGTGGCGCTCGTCAGGGGCTTCGCACGGTCGCGCAGCGGTGAGCTCGGCAACTTCTGGTCCGACATGGTGCGCGGTGTGACCCGCATCCTGCTGCCCATCTCGGTGATCGCCGCGATCGTCCTGGTGGCCTGCGGCGCGATCCAGAACTTTTCGGGCATCCACGAGGTCGGCCAGTTCATGGGCGGCTCGCAGGAGTGGAACGGCGGCGCGGTGGCGTCCCAGGAGGCGATCAAGGAGCTGGGGACGAACGGTGGCGGCTACTTCAACGCCAACTCCGCCCACCCGTTCGAGAACCCCACTCCGTTCTCCAACCTGTTCGAGATCTTCCTGATCCTGGTCATCCCGTTCTCGTTGACCCGCACCTTCGGTGTCATGGTCGGCTCGGTGAAGCAGGGGTACGCGATCCTCGGCACGATGGGCGTGATCTGGCTCGGCTTCGTCGCCCTGATGATGTGGACCGAGTTCGCCCACCCGGGCCCCGCCTTCGACATCGCGGGCGGCGCGATGGAGGGCAAGGAGGTCCGCTTCGGTGTCAGCACCTCGTCGATCTGGGCGGTCTCCACGACCCTCACCTCGACCGGTGCGGTGAACTCCTTCCATTCCTCCTTCACCGGCTTCGGCGGCGGCATCCAGTTGCTCGGCATGCAGCTGGGCGAGATCGCACCCGGTGGTGTGGGCTCCGGCCTCTACGGCATGCTGATCATGGCGGTCATCGCCGTGTTCATCGCCGGCCTGATGGTGGGCCGTACGCCCGAGTACCTGGGCAAGAAGATCGGCACCCGTGAGATCAAGCTGGCCGCCTGCTACATCCTCATCACCCCGGCACTGGTGCTTATCTTCACCGCGTTCGCGATGGCCCTGCCGACCCCGGGCAACTCGATGACCAACAGCGGGGCGCACGGGTTCTCCGAGATCCTGTACGCCTACAGCTCGGGCGCCAACAACAACGGCTCGGCCTTCGCCGGCCTGAACGCCGACACCCAGTGGTTCAACACCACGATCGGCCTCGCGATGCTGCTCGGCCGCTTCCTGCCGATGGTGTTCGTCCTGGCACTGGCGGGTTCGCTGGCCGAGCAGAAGCCCATCCCGGCCACCGCGGGCACTCTGCGCACCGAGAAGCCGCTGTTCACCGGCCTGCTGGTGGGCGCGATCCTGATCATCACCGGTCTGACGTACTTCCCGGCGCTAGCGCTGGGCCCGCTCGCCGAGGGGCTGGCGGCATGA
- a CDS encoding AfsR/SARP family transcriptional regulator — MEIGILGPLSVSIDGTSVVPTAAKPRQLLALLAVNAGRHVSMTTLTDELWDGAPPSGPASVVQTYVKQLRRAIALALGPDRECAPKDVLCRGYAGYALNLPAPVVEADVFQQLSNRGLRALATGNDEAASRLLGEALGFWRGPALADVRIGPALRAEMLHLEEARRSALEGRITADLRLGRHAEVIGELRALTERFPLQESLHALLMLALYRCGRSWQALEAFRKLRASTIRELGIEPPLHVQKLHRAILAADPELDLDTHSLAAL, encoded by the coding sequence ATGGAGATAGGAATTCTCGGGCCACTCAGCGTCAGCATCGACGGCACCTCGGTGGTGCCGACTGCCGCCAAGCCGCGGCAACTGCTCGCGCTGCTGGCGGTCAACGCGGGCCGGCACGTAAGCATGACCACCCTGACGGATGAACTGTGGGACGGCGCTCCCCCCAGCGGGCCCGCCAGTGTCGTGCAGACCTACGTCAAGCAGTTGCGCCGGGCCATCGCACTCGCCCTGGGACCGGACCGGGAGTGCGCGCCGAAGGACGTGCTGTGCCGCGGCTACGCCGGATACGCGCTGAACCTGCCCGCGCCCGTCGTGGAGGCCGACGTCTTCCAGCAGCTCAGCAACCGCGGCCTGCGCGCCCTGGCCACGGGGAACGACGAGGCGGCTTCCCGGCTGCTCGGTGAGGCGCTCGGCTTCTGGCGGGGTCCCGCGCTCGCCGACGTCCGCATCGGCCCGGCTCTACGCGCGGAGATGCTGCATCTGGAGGAGGCGCGGCGTTCCGCGCTGGAGGGCCGGATCACCGCCGACCTGCGGCTGGGCAGGCACGCGGAGGTGATCGGCGAACTGCGCGCGCTCACCGAGCGCTTCCCGCTCCAGGAGAGCCTGCACGCGCTGCTGATGCTGGCGCTCTACCGGTGCGGACGCTCGTGGCAGGCGCTCGAGGCTTTTCGGAAGCTACGCGCGTCGACCATCCGTGAGTTGGGCATCGAGCCTCCGCTGCACGTCCAGAAGCTGCACCGGGCGATTCTGGCCGCCGATCCCGAACTCGATCTGGACACCCACAGTTTGGCGGCTCTTTAG
- the kdpF gene encoding K(+)-transporting ATPase subunit F — MTAENIVGLIVAVALLGYLVLALIFPERF; from the coding sequence GTGACCGCCGAGAACATCGTCGGCCTGATCGTGGCCGTCGCCCTGCTGGGCTATCTCGTCCTCGCCCTGATCTTCCCGGAGAGGTTCTGA